Proteins encoded within one genomic window of Thiothrix litoralis:
- a CDS encoding NADP-dependent malic enzyme: MKDELDQAALDYHEFPQPGKLEVTPTKNMTNQRDLALAYSPGVAAASLAIAADPTLAANYTTRGNLVAVISNGTAVLGLGSIGALASKPVMEGKAVLFKKFAGVNAFDIELDTLDVDKLVEAIALMEPTFGGINLEDIKAPECFEVEKRLKARMKIPVFHDDQHGTAICVAAAIRNGLRVAGKNIEDIKLVCSGAGAAAIACLNLLVEMGLKKENIIVNDRFGIIFKGREEEMNPYNAAYAIDTTARTLDDVMDGVDVFLGLSAPRVLKQEHVRVMAENPLILALANPEPEIRPELVYEVRSDAIMATGRSDYPNQVNNVLCFPFLFRGALDVGATEINEAMKIAVVEAIGDLATREASDEVVSAYGGAEFHFGRDYLIPKPFDPRLMTIIPPRVAKAAMDSGVATRPITDFEAYGRQLESFVFRSGMTMKPVFERAKLNPQRIVFAEGESQRVINAVQQLVDDGICKPILIGDPESIQRNITAYDLRLKIGKDIEVVDPRNNPHYEKHVAEHYAVMCRKGITPTYSRRVMTARTTQIAAVMVRCGDADAMICGVEGNFISHLHYVRDLIGARPGLADVAAVTMLILKKGTYFLSDTHVGVKPTPAQLADNTALAAELITGFGMEPKAALLSHSNFGSRMNEHSDKMRKALEILREKYPHILAEGEMHADAALSQEIRDRLFPNAAFEGEANLLVCPDLNSANIAYNMVKMLGEGTPVGPMLVGTNYPAHILTESTTVRGIVNMAAFAGVEAVSRKA; encoded by the coding sequence ATGAAAGACGAACTAGACCAAGCCGCGCTTGATTACCACGAATTCCCGCAGCCGGGCAAACTCGAAGTGACCCCGACCAAAAACATGACCAACCAGCGCGATCTGGCACTGGCGTATTCCCCTGGTGTGGCGGCAGCGAGTCTGGCGATTGCCGCCGACCCGACGTTGGCGGCCAATTACACCACCCGTGGCAATCTGGTAGCGGTGATTTCCAACGGCACAGCGGTGCTGGGGCTAGGGTCGATTGGCGCACTGGCCTCCAAGCCCGTCATGGAAGGCAAGGCGGTACTGTTCAAGAAATTCGCCGGTGTGAACGCTTTCGACATCGAGTTGGACACGCTGGATGTGGATAAATTGGTCGAAGCCATCGCCCTGATGGAACCCACTTTTGGCGGCATCAACCTCGAAGACATCAAAGCGCCAGAATGCTTTGAGGTGGAAAAGCGTCTGAAAGCCCGCATGAAAATCCCGGTGTTCCACGACGACCAGCACGGTACGGCGATTTGCGTGGCAGCCGCTATCCGTAACGGTTTGCGCGTCGCAGGCAAGAATATCGAAGACATCAAGCTGGTGTGTTCCGGCGCGGGTGCGGCAGCGATTGCCTGCCTCAACCTGCTGGTGGAAATGGGTCTGAAGAAAGAAAACATTATCGTCAACGACCGTTTCGGCATCATTTTCAAAGGGCGTGAGGAGGAAATGAACCCGTACAATGCCGCTTACGCCATCGACACCACCGCCCGCACGCTGGATGATGTGATGGACGGGGTGGATGTTTTCCTCGGCCTGTCTGCGCCGCGTGTGCTCAAGCAGGAGCATGTCAGGGTGATGGCGGAAAACCCCCTCATCCTCGCACTCGCCAACCCTGAGCCTGAAATCCGCCCGGAACTGGTGTACGAAGTGCGTTCCGACGCGATTATGGCCACCGGGCGCAGCGATTACCCGAACCAGGTTAACAACGTGTTGTGCTTCCCGTTCCTGTTCCGGGGTGCGTTGGATGTGGGCGCAACCGAAATCAATGAAGCGATGAAAATCGCCGTGGTCGAAGCGATTGGCGACCTTGCCACCCGCGAAGCTTCCGACGAAGTGGTCTCCGCTTACGGTGGTGCGGAATTCCACTTCGGGCGCGATTACCTGATCCCCAAGCCGTTTGACCCGCGCTTGATGACCATTATCCCGCCGCGTGTTGCCAAGGCAGCGATGGATAGCGGGGTTGCTACTCGCCCGATTACCGATTTCGAGGCTTACGGGCGTCAACTGGAAAGTTTCGTGTTCCGCTCCGGCATGACCATGAAGCCGGTGTTTGAACGCGCCAAACTCAACCCGCAGCGCATTGTGTTTGCCGAAGGTGAATCACAACGTGTCATCAATGCGGTGCAACAACTGGTGGATGACGGCATTTGCAAACCGATCCTGATCGGCGACCCGGAAAGCATTCAGCGCAATATTACCGCTTACGACCTGCGCCTGAAGATCGGCAAAGACATCGAAGTGGTTGACCCGCGTAACAACCCCCACTACGAAAAGCATGTGGCGGAACATTACGCGGTGATGTGCCGCAAAGGCATTACCCCGACCTATAGCCGTCGTGTTATGACCGCACGTACCACCCAAATCGCGGCGGTGATGGTGCGTTGTGGGGATGCCGATGCGATGATTTGCGGGGTAGAAGGTAACTTTATTTCCCATCTGCATTACGTGCGTGACCTGATTGGCGCTCGCCCCGGCTTGGCTGACGTGGCGGCTGTCACGATGCTGATCCTGAAAAAAGGCACGTATTTCCTGTCCGATACCCACGTAGGTGTCAAACCTACGCCCGCACAGCTTGCTGACAATACCGCACTGGCAGCGGAACTGATTACGGGGTTTGGGATGGAACCGAAGGCGGCGTTGCTGTCGCATTCCAACTTTGGCAGCCGCATGAACGAGCATTCCGACAAGATGCGCAAAGCGTTGGAAATCCTGCGCGAGAAGTACCCGCACATTTTGGCCGAAGGCGAAATGCATGCGGATGCGGCGCTGTCACAGGAAATCCGCGACCGCTTGTTCCCCAACGCCGCGTTTGAAGGCGAAGCCAATTTGCTGGTGTGCCCGGATCTGAACTCAGCGAACATTGCCTACAATATGGTGAAAATGCTGGGCGAAGGCACACCTGTTGGGCCTATGCTGGTGGGTACGAATTACCCGGCACATATCCTCACGGAAAGTACCACGGTGCGCGGGATTGTGAACATGGCGGCGTTTGCAGGCGTAGAAGCGGTTAGCCGCAAAGCGTAA
- a CDS encoding TRAP transporter substrate-binding protein, with translation MKKAFLSITAAVVLGLASLSAQAEPITVKFSHVVAENTPKGLMANKFRDLVAADPALKDKVVVEVFPNSQLFDDDKVMDAMLLGDVQIAAPSLSKFQKYNPQLLIYDLPFLFKDIAAVDRFQQSEDGQTLLTSMKDKGYIGLGYLHNGMKQLSANKPLKTPEDAKGLKFRIQTSDVLAAQFEAVGGVPVKKPFSEVFTLMQTKAIDGSENPWSNIYSKKFHEVQSDITESDHGVLDYMVITSSEFWDGLDEDVRTALKKDMDEAVTYGNEMSVKKADEDKQAIIDSKRSTVYTLTAEERQKWVDAMKPVWDKFKDTIGADLIDKALKANEG, from the coding sequence ATGAAAAAAGCATTCCTGAGCATTACTGCTGCCGTGGTACTGGGTCTGGCCTCACTGAGCGCACAAGCTGAGCCGATTACCGTCAAGTTTTCCCACGTCGTTGCTGAAAACACCCCTAAAGGCTTGATGGCCAACAAATTCAGGGATCTGGTCGCGGCTGATCCGGCACTGAAAGACAAGGTAGTCGTTGAAGTATTCCCCAATTCCCAGTTGTTCGACGATGACAAGGTAATGGATGCGATGCTGCTGGGCGATGTGCAGATTGCTGCACCTTCCTTGTCCAAATTCCAGAAATACAACCCGCAACTGTTAATTTACGATCTGCCTTTCCTGTTCAAGGACATCGCAGCAGTCGACAGATTCCAGCAAAGCGAAGACGGTCAGACACTGCTGACTTCCATGAAAGACAAGGGTTACATCGGTCTGGGCTATTTGCACAATGGCATGAAGCAGCTTTCTGCCAACAAGCCACTGAAAACCCCTGAAGATGCCAAGGGGCTGAAATTCCGCATCCAGACCTCTGATGTGCTGGCAGCGCAGTTTGAGGCCGTCGGTGGCGTGCCGGTCAAAAAGCCGTTTTCCGAAGTCTTCACCCTGATGCAAACCAAGGCGATTGACGGTTCTGAAAACCCTTGGTCCAACATCTACTCCAAGAAATTCCACGAAGTGCAGAGCGACATTACCGAGTCTGACCACGGCGTACTCGACTACATGGTCATTACCTCCTCCGAATTCTGGGATGGCTTGGATGAAGATGTGCGTACTGCACTGAAAAAGGATATGGATGAAGCAGTCACTTACGGCAACGAAATGTCCGTCAAAAAAGCTGACGAAGACAAGCAAGCGATCATTGATAGCAAGCGTTCCACCGTTTACACCCTGACCGCCGAAGAGCGCCAGAAGTGGGTCGATGCGATGAAGCCGGTGTGGGACAAGTTCAAGGACACCATCGGTGCGGATTTGATCGACAAAGCGTTGAAGGCTAACGAGGGGTAG
- a CDS encoding TRAP transporter small permease encodes MLKIIHRLEENIIALLLVGMTLLVFVETILRFGFGMGLMWSEELTLHLSAWMVLFGASYGLRVGAHIGVDFLVKKFSEETQRIIGLIMVAAALVYCILFMYGAWEYLGKIYKVGIELNDMSIKKWQAHSILLVGFLLIGIRLIEIGIRMWRYEQTMISMHDEAKEVLELQKEAVGGLK; translated from the coding sequence ATGCTCAAGATCATTCACCGTCTCGAAGAAAACATCATTGCACTGCTGCTGGTTGGCATGACGTTGCTGGTGTTCGTCGAGACTATTTTGCGTTTCGGTTTCGGCATGGGGCTGATGTGGTCAGAGGAACTGACCTTGCATCTATCCGCGTGGATGGTGCTGTTTGGCGCATCCTATGGCCTACGGGTCGGGGCGCATATCGGCGTCGACTTTCTGGTTAAAAAGTTTTCGGAAGAGACCCAGCGCATTATCGGCCTGATCATGGTCGCGGCGGCGTTGGTGTATTGCATCCTGTTCATGTATGGCGCGTGGGAATATCTGGGCAAGATTTATAAGGTAGGCATTGAGCTGAACGATATGTCTATCAAGAAGTGGCAGGCTCACAGCATCCTGCTGGTCGGTTTCCTGCTGATCGGAATTCGCCTGATCGAAATCGGTATACGGATGTGGCGCTATGAACAGACCATGATCAGTATGCACGATGAAGCCAAAGAAGTATTGGAACTGCAAAAAGAAGCCGTGGGAGGTTTGAAATGA
- a CDS encoding TRAP transporter large permease, which translates to MTIAFLFILLFALIFFGMPIAISLGLASITTILLFSHDSLGSIALKFFESQSGHYTLLAIPFFILSSAFLSTGGVARRLIDFAIAAIGHVRGGLAMASVLACMLFAAVSGSSPATVAAIGAIVITGMVRAGYPMAFGAGVITTAGTLGILIPPSIVMLVYSAATEVSAAKMFEAGFIPGIMMGLLLMVAIYIVARVKKLPAQPFPGFRTLLVTGGRALGGMMLIFIVLGAIYGGVASPTEAAAVAAVYAFLIAVYGYRDIGPLKGKPWVSEGESTSAAIMRNLLYFPRAMVMSVGDQEVRKVIMDAAKVSIMLLFIIGNAMLFAHVLTTERIPHHIAETIVGWGLPAWGFLIIVNLLLLAAGNFMEPSAILLIMAPILFPIAVKLGIDPIHLGIIMTVNMEIGMLTPPVGLNLFVTAGITGKSMGWVIKASLPWTLLLLGFLLLITYVPQISLWLPEYLNELRGFAPGS; encoded by the coding sequence ATGACCATTGCCTTCCTATTTATCCTGCTGTTTGCGCTGATCTTCTTCGGAATGCCAATTGCCATTTCCTTGGGTTTGGCGAGTATCACCACCATCCTGCTGTTTTCGCACGACTCGCTGGGGTCGATTGCGCTGAAGTTTTTTGAATCACAGTCGGGTCACTATACTTTGCTGGCGATTCCATTTTTCATCCTGTCATCCGCATTCCTTTCCACGGGTGGGGTCGCACGGCGTTTGATTGATTTTGCGATTGCCGCTATCGGGCATGTGCGCGGCGGGCTGGCGATGGCCTCGGTACTGGCGTGTATGTTGTTTGCGGCGGTTTCCGGTTCTTCCCCTGCCACGGTCGCGGCCATTGGTGCAATCGTCATTACCGGCATGGTGCGGGCAGGTTATCCGATGGCGTTTGGCGCGGGTGTTATCACCACGGCCGGAACGCTGGGTATTCTGATTCCGCCGTCCATCGTTATGCTGGTGTATTCCGCTGCAACGGAAGTATCAGCGGCGAAAATGTTTGAGGCAGGCTTTATCCCCGGCATCATGATGGGCTTGTTACTGATGGTGGCTATCTACATCGTGGCGCGGGTGAAAAAACTGCCTGCGCAACCCTTCCCCGGTTTCCGCACCCTCCTAGTAACCGGCGGGCGGGCATTGGGTGGGATGATGCTGATCTTCATCGTACTGGGCGCTATTTACGGCGGGGTTGCCAGCCCGACGGAAGCGGCAGCAGTGGCGGCGGTGTACGCTTTCCTGATTGCTGTTTACGGCTACCGTGACATTGGCCCGCTGAAAGGCAAGCCGTGGGTAAGCGAAGGCGAGAGCACTAGCGCTGCAATCATGCGTAACCTGCTGTATTTCCCGCGTGCAATGGTGATGTCAGTCGGCGATCAGGAAGTGCGCAAGGTCATTATGGATGCGGCGAAAGTGAGCATCATGTTGCTGTTCATTATCGGTAACGCGATGTTGTTTGCGCACGTACTGACTACCGAACGGATTCCGCACCACATTGCTGAAACGATTGTGGGCTGGGGATTACCGGCTTGGGGTTTCCTGATCATCGTCAACCTGTTGCTATTGGCGGCGGGGAATTTCATGGAGCCTTCTGCGATTCTGCTGATCATGGCGCCTATCCTGTTCCCGATTGCGGTCAAGTTGGGCATCGACCCGATTCACCTGGGCATCATTATGACGGTGAATATGGAAATAGGCATGTTGACGCCGCCGGTGGGCTTGAACTTGTTCGTCACGGCGGGGATTACCGGCAAAAGTATGGGCTGGGTCATTAAGGCATCGCTGCCTTGGACGCTGTTGCTGCTAGGCTTCTTGCTGCTGATCACATACGTTCCGCAGATTTCGCTGTGGTTGCCGGAATACCTGAACGAATTGCGTGGGTTCGCACCGGGTTCCTGA
- a CDS encoding universal stress protein, which translates to MNELKPFKTILYATNLGDRMRPVFRHALNMARIHHAKIIMLHAVAPIGSTGQAILSMYLPDKQVHDIEQESLNQLIDTMRERLKNYCAEEDDFCKDKDSLIDKIVVSPGNPAHVINHYAEAHAADLIVIGSHTRHANDHTMLGSTARTVTQHSKVPVLIIPNGE; encoded by the coding sequence ATGAACGAACTTAAACCTTTCAAGACCATCCTGTATGCCACCAATCTGGGCGACAGGATGCGCCCGGTGTTCCGCCATGCCCTCAATATGGCACGCATCCATCACGCCAAAATCATCATGCTGCACGCCGTCGCACCGATTGGCTCGACCGGGCAAGCGATTTTGTCGATGTATTTGCCTGACAAGCAAGTGCACGACATCGAGCAGGAAAGCCTGAACCAGCTCATCGACACCATGCGCGAACGCCTGAAAAACTATTGCGCGGAAGAAGATGATTTCTGCAAGGACAAGGATTCGCTCATCGACAAAATTGTGGTCAGCCCCGGCAACCCTGCACACGTCATCAACCATTATGCGGAAGCGCACGCAGCGGATTTGATCGTGATTGGCAGCCATACCCGCCACGCCAATGATCACACCATGCTGGGTTCAACGGCGCGGACGGTGACGCAACATAGCAAGGTTCCGGTGTTGATTATTCCGAACGGGGAATAG
- a CDS encoding GNAT family N-acetyltransferase produces the protein MGKISKPRPLAEDDERNDFDCGKPSLNTWFQRHAWKNQQFGISRTNVICDTETGKIAGFVALTAAEIRREFLPKAQQRNRPEAVPAVLLGQLAVDLNYQGQGLAKSLLFFAFKTAVQISEQIGCACMITHPLDDSIRTFYQHWGFEDTPFDPNRSMIVRIADLRANGFGDGV, from the coding sequence ATGGGAAAAATAAGCAAACCCCGCCCCTTGGCGGAAGACGATGAGCGTAATGATTTTGACTGTGGCAAGCCTTCGCTGAATACGTGGTTCCAACGCCATGCGTGGAAAAACCAGCAATTCGGCATCTCGCGCACCAATGTCATTTGCGATACCGAGACAGGTAAAATTGCCGGTTTTGTTGCCCTAACGGCTGCGGAAATCCGCCGTGAATTCCTACCCAAAGCCCAACAGCGTAACCGCCCGGAAGCTGTGCCCGCCGTACTACTGGGGCAACTGGCAGTTGATCTGAACTATCAAGGACAAGGGCTGGCAAAATCACTGCTATTCTTTGCCTTCAAGACAGCGGTGCAAATCAGCGAACAAATCGGGTGTGCCTGTATGATCACCCACCCATTAGATGACAGCATCCGCACCTTTTACCAGCATTGGGGTTTTGAAGACACCCCGTTTGACCCGAACCGTTCGATGATCGTGCGTATAGCCGACTTGCGGGCAAATGGGTTTGGCGATGGTGTTTAG